From the Kwoniella dendrophila CBS 6074 chromosome 4, complete sequence genome, the window AACAATGCGTAAGAACGGGAAGGCTGTATGGAATGTATTGATTAGCTTGTATAGATGATATGGAAGCTTAGTACGGCTGCATAGCAAGTGAATACAACCTTTCAACTAAACGGAAACCAACTCACGTCATTGTGATTCTTTGTTTTGGACCTCTAGGAGCGTCACTCAGATAAGATACCCAAGCATCTTTTTCCGTTAACAATTCATGACCAGGGAATAAAGAAGCAGTTTCACCATCTCGACCAATACCTAAGAGcattaaatcaaaagtaGGGTATCTTGCGGCATTTGATTTAGcaaaatgatcaattaattgtttttcgtattgatcagctaattcctctatatcatctaataaactTGGATCGATGGTATGTATTTGATTTGGTGGAATGGGTACGTCAGACAAGAATGATAAGATATTGGAATGGTAATTGGAATCTTCGGAATCTAAGGGAACAGCAGCTTCGTCACAGAAGAATACCTCCCTGCGAATAGTCATATTAGTTTATCTTTGAAGCATTTGTTACACGCCAAGCGAACAACGATCTCCATCATGGTCGAATGTATATGGTACTTATAACTCACCATTTGTCCCATTGAACGTTTTCTTGTCCAACTAAACCTTTCAAGTTTGCTGCTAAACTACCTCGCGATAAAGCAATAGAAAATTTTCCCCTTTTCTCAACCGCATCCCTTTGTGCTTTAACAACGAAATTTGCGAGAGAATCTAATAAACAAGTCAAAATCATTAGCTTTCCTCTTCGTCTATTGAAGCTCTCCAGCCGCACGTCCGTACAGAGTGAAATTCTGGTAACGTTGTGCTCAGACAGATATGTGTAAGTTCGGGGGAAGCAGACTCACCAACTAGAACATCTGTATCTGGGAAAGAGTAGAAGACGGGAGGAGCAGGTGGTTGAGGGGGCATGGTGAACTATTGTAGTGAATGAACGATGTTTTCGGAGATTGATGAATGTGACTGTCCACGTATTCCGTCTATACCAGGAAGTGATATACAATTAAAGGGATACGTGAAAACGATGAATATACTGATTAATAGCCTGGTTACGCTTCGAACGGTTTTCAACGCGACGATTACCAGTAGAGCAATTTATGTTGTATGAAGAGAATTAATTTGATCAAAGGGATCCCAATGTAAACTTTCAGTTTCTTGTAATATTGCAATTTTG encodes:
- a CDS encoding 6-phosphogluconolactonase, which codes for MPPQPPAPPVFYSFPDTDVLVDSLANFVVKAQRDAVEKRGKFSIALSRGSLAANLKGLVGQENVQWDKWEVFFCDEAAVPLDSEDSNYHSNILSFLSDVPIPPNQIHTIDPSLLDDIEELADQYEKQLIDHFAKSNAARYPTFDLMLLGIGRDGETASLFPGHELLTEKDAWVSYLSDAPRGPKQRITMTLPVLTHCYRAVFVVSGSEKADMLHAVLDQPEEGLPCSRVRPASPGLVFFFADTAAATRTKYPPTAFRWIDNEKEAEEAVAAAKAKAARRAAEGEE